One window from the genome of Mumia sp. ZJ1417 encodes:
- a CDS encoding GNAT family N-acetyltransferase produces the protein MTRVRQATAADASALADLRVRWTQEQRGPVDDPTFAERFDAWFARESGQRVAWLAQIDDAPVGMLNVMLFERMPRPGVPVSRWGYVANVYVVPEHRDSGIGGDLMAAVTDYADETGLVRLVLSPTARSVSLYERVGFTGGHDLLLRPRGAGPRA, from the coding sequence GTGACGCGGGTCCGTCAGGCGACGGCCGCCGACGCCTCAGCGCTCGCGGACCTGCGTGTCCGGTGGACGCAGGAGCAGCGCGGCCCGGTCGACGACCCGACGTTCGCCGAGCGTTTCGACGCGTGGTTCGCGCGCGAGTCGGGACAGCGGGTCGCGTGGCTCGCGCAGATCGACGACGCGCCGGTCGGGATGCTCAACGTGATGCTGTTCGAGCGGATGCCGCGACCGGGTGTGCCGGTGAGCCGGTGGGGCTACGTCGCCAACGTGTACGTCGTGCCGGAGCACCGCGACTCGGGCATCGGGGGAGACCTGATGGCTGCGGTGACCGACTACGCGGACGAGACGGGCCTGGTGCGCCTGGTCCTCAGTCCGACCGCACGGTCGGTGTCGCTCTACGAGCGGGTCGGCTTCACCGGGGGCCACGACCTGCTTCTCCGCCCTCGGGGAGCTGGTCCTCGAGCATGA
- a CDS encoding CynX/NimT family MFS transporter has protein sequence MTSPILESAGKRAFVLVCLILLALNLRASVGSVGVVLSPVRENLGMSATAAGLLTTLPVLCFAVVGSLANTIVRAIGLHTTAAASMAVVALGLGVRAFVDDATVFLVASAVSLAGCAIGNVILPPLVKVHFPDRIALVSSIGGAAIVGGATLSAALTVPISEAAGDWRWGLFTWSLLAVVTLLPWLRLLGHDVRTTGASTPIGVSRLARAPLAWVMAVCFGAQAAQAYAQFGWFPAILEDAGLSDGYAGSMLAIVTGVGIPAALLLPLLIARTGDRAWLPWGFAVVTVAGWLGLLWWPTQAPWLWALLLGFGGAAFPWVLTMIAKRSRTHEGTVALSGFVQGLGYLIAALGPFGTGVLHDATGGWGAPIAMLVVLATLIGVLGTYLVRPIMLEDQLPEGGEAGRGPR, from the coding sequence GTGACGTCCCCCATCCTCGAGTCCGCCGGCAAGCGCGCGTTCGTCCTCGTCTGCCTCATCCTGCTCGCGCTGAACCTGCGCGCCTCCGTCGGAAGCGTCGGGGTCGTCCTGTCGCCCGTCCGCGAGAACCTCGGGATGTCCGCGACCGCGGCCGGGCTGCTCACGACGCTGCCGGTGCTGTGCTTCGCGGTGGTCGGGTCGCTCGCCAACACGATCGTGCGGGCGATCGGCCTGCACACCACGGCCGCCGCGTCGATGGCCGTCGTCGCCCTGGGGCTCGGGGTGCGCGCCTTCGTCGACGACGCCACGGTGTTCCTGGTCGCCTCGGCGGTTTCCCTCGCCGGGTGTGCGATCGGCAACGTCATCCTTCCGCCGCTGGTGAAGGTCCACTTCCCCGATCGGATCGCGCTCGTGTCGTCGATCGGCGGCGCCGCGATCGTCGGAGGCGCGACGCTCTCCGCTGCCCTCACGGTGCCGATCTCCGAGGCCGCCGGAGACTGGCGATGGGGCCTGTTCACGTGGTCACTGCTCGCGGTCGTCACGCTGCTGCCGTGGCTGCGGCTGCTCGGGCACGACGTCCGTACGACCGGCGCCTCGACACCCATCGGGGTCAGCCGACTGGCCCGGGCGCCCCTCGCCTGGGTGATGGCCGTGTGCTTCGGCGCCCAGGCCGCGCAGGCGTACGCACAGTTCGGATGGTTCCCCGCGATCCTCGAGGACGCCGGCCTCAGCGACGGCTACGCCGGCAGCATGCTCGCGATCGTGACCGGCGTCGGGATCCCCGCCGCGCTCCTCCTGCCGCTGCTGATCGCCCGTACCGGCGACCGAGCCTGGCTGCCGTGGGGCTTCGCCGTGGTCACCGTGGCCGGATGGCTCGGGCTGCTGTGGTGGCCGACGCAGGCGCCGTGGCTGTGGGCGCTCCTGCTCGGCTTCGGCGGGGCGGCGTTCCCGTGGGTGCTGACGATGATCGCCAAGCGCTCACGCACCCACGAGGGCACGGTGGCGCTGTCCGGGTTCGTGCAGGGGCTCGGTTACCTGATCGCGGCGCTCGGCCCGTTCGGCACCGGCGTCCTGCACGACGCGACCGGCGGCTGGGGCGCGCCGATCGCGATGCTCGTCGTGCTCGCGACTCTCATCGGCGTGCTCGGCACATACCTCGTCCGCCCGATCATGCTCGAGGACCAGCTCCCCGAGGGCGGAGAAGCAGGTCGTGGCCCCCGGTGA
- a CDS encoding ABC transporter substrate-binding protein, whose product MRVFPGADLDLRRRVRAAVLGATFVTLTLSACGGGGGGSASGDTVDDAHVTLGSSAISNSLDPAAALSSVGRTYTKQVFDQLVTFDAEGTLQPSLATEWKRVDDTAIDFTLREGVTFSSGAPLDAAAVAANVERVLSGDPAYATVAGRIATVKEAKAVSPDVVRVVTAAPDAILLNRMTLLDIVDPATFGDDRPAGTGPFEVSDYEAGTTIELTRNADSWRASEAVEKVTIKAIPNPTTLASALRTGDVDVAFGLPADVAKQLETNGFSNVNEPAGSSAITSLIADVEPALEDPRVREAINLAVNREEFVEAALGGFGTPNGSQLLQEGYLGYDPSLPSYDFDLDRVKSLLSEAGAEGLELPIATTAMFKAQAEAVAGYLNAAGFKSEVVIQDLSAFIPTLLQKSEYPLLYWQTDYYDLRDISSVSRFGPTAPGQQAHIPVNDYQKLFVQQAGQLDEKAREADIKEMAKILNEEAGVLFLAWTDNVYTTAPRISDLPLSGDSLIRAEAIVVTE is encoded by the coding sequence ATGCGCGTGTTCCCCGGGGCCGACCTCGACCTCCGCAGGCGCGTGCGCGCCGCGGTGCTCGGTGCGACCTTCGTGACCCTCACCCTCTCGGCCTGCGGTGGGGGAGGAGGCGGATCAGCGAGCGGCGACACCGTCGACGACGCCCACGTCACCCTCGGAAGCTCGGCGATCAGCAACAGCCTCGATCCTGCCGCCGCACTCTCGTCGGTCGGGCGGACGTACACCAAGCAGGTCTTCGACCAGCTCGTGACGTTCGACGCGGAGGGCACGCTCCAACCGAGCCTCGCCACCGAGTGGAAGCGCGTCGACGACACCGCGATCGACTTCACCCTCCGCGAGGGGGTGACCTTCAGCAGCGGAGCCCCGCTCGACGCGGCCGCCGTCGCGGCGAACGTCGAGCGCGTGCTCTCGGGCGACCCTGCGTACGCGACGGTGGCCGGGCGCATCGCGACGGTGAAGGAGGCGAAGGCGGTCTCTCCCGACGTCGTACGGGTCGTCACCGCCGCTCCCGACGCGATCCTCCTTAACCGGATGACGCTGCTCGACATCGTCGACCCCGCGACGTTCGGCGATGACCGCCCGGCGGGCACGGGACCGTTCGAGGTCTCGGACTACGAGGCGGGCACAACGATCGAGCTCACCCGCAACGCCGACTCCTGGCGCGCGAGCGAGGCGGTGGAGAAGGTCACGATCAAGGCGATCCCCAACCCGACCACGCTCGCCAGCGCGCTGCGGACCGGCGACGTGGACGTGGCGTTCGGCCTGCCCGCCGACGTCGCCAAGCAGCTGGAGACGAACGGCTTCTCCAACGTCAACGAGCCAGCAGGATCCTCGGCGATCACCAGCCTCATCGCCGACGTCGAGCCGGCGCTCGAGGATCCGCGCGTTCGCGAGGCCATCAACCTGGCGGTCAACCGCGAGGAGTTCGTCGAGGCAGCGCTCGGTGGCTTCGGCACCCCGAACGGCAGCCAGCTCCTGCAGGAGGGCTACCTCGGGTACGACCCGTCGCTGCCCTCGTACGACTTCGACCTCGATCGGGTGAAGTCGCTGCTCTCCGAGGCCGGCGCTGAGGGCCTGGAGCTGCCGATCGCGACGACCGCGATGTTCAAGGCGCAGGCCGAGGCCGTCGCTGGCTACCTCAACGCGGCCGGGTTCAAGAGCGAGGTCGTGATCCAGGACCTCTCGGCGTTCATCCCGACGCTCCTCCAGAAGAGCGAGTACCCGCTGCTCTACTGGCAGACCGACTACTACGACCTGCGCGACATCTCGTCGGTGAGCCGCTTCGGACCCACGGCGCCGGGGCAGCAGGCCCACATCCCGGTGAACGACTACCAGAAGCTGTTCGTCCAGCAGGCGGGCCAGCTCGACGAGAAGGCACGCGAGGCCGACATCAAGGAGATGGCGAAGATCCTCAACGAGGAAGCCGGTGTCCTCTTCCTCGCCTGGACCGACAACGTCTACACGACGGCCCCGCGGATCTCGGACCTCCCGCTGTCCGGCGACAGCCTGATCCGCGCCGAGGCGATCGTCGTCACCGAGTGA
- a CDS encoding ABC transporter permease, whose protein sequence is MTGDGAATAVVVAPPRAPGTRRRRHVRRAGGAAARLVLTLLGLLTLLFFLVRLSGDPAGVLAGPSATPEQLEAVRAGLGLDRPLPAQYVAFLGDAVRLDFGTSVFTGESALGTALDALPATLLLLVTTMVTSVVIGIPCGVLLDRGGRATRAVIGSWMTLAQAVPTFVLGVLLIYLLAVRLGWLPAFGSGTPATLVMPTLALAAFAVARTARMVAAELEQVEDQDFLRTASAKGASSRRVLWRHALPNAFPAVAAALVVEMSYLISGAVVVEVLFAYDGIGKELVDAIFARDYPLVQATVFVIGVFVVTVNILGDALLTMLDPRTARART, encoded by the coding sequence GTGACCGGCGACGGGGCGGCGACTGCGGTCGTCGTCGCCCCGCCCCGGGCGCCTGGCACCCGTCGCCGGCGCCACGTACGGCGTGCGGGTGGCGCCGCCGCCCGGCTCGTCCTCACGCTCCTCGGCCTGCTGACGCTGCTCTTCTTCCTCGTACGGCTCAGTGGCGACCCTGCCGGAGTGCTCGCCGGGCCGTCCGCGACGCCCGAGCAGCTGGAGGCCGTACGGGCGGGTCTGGGGCTCGATCGCCCTCTCCCGGCCCAGTACGTGGCGTTCCTCGGCGACGCGGTCCGGCTCGACTTCGGCACCTCGGTGTTCACGGGAGAGTCCGCGCTCGGCACGGCGCTGGACGCCCTTCCTGCGACGCTCCTCCTGCTCGTGACGACGATGGTCACGTCGGTCGTCATCGGCATCCCCTGTGGCGTGCTCCTCGACCGCGGGGGCCGTGCGACGCGTGCGGTGATCGGATCGTGGATGACGCTGGCGCAGGCGGTCCCGACCTTCGTCCTCGGTGTCCTGCTCATCTACCTGCTGGCGGTCCGGCTCGGGTGGCTCCCCGCGTTCGGCAGCGGCACGCCTGCCACGCTGGTGATGCCGACGCTCGCGCTCGCCGCGTTCGCCGTCGCGCGGACAGCCCGCATGGTGGCCGCGGAGCTGGAGCAGGTGGAAGACCAGGACTTCCTCCGTACCGCCTCGGCCAAGGGCGCGTCGTCGCGCCGGGTCCTCTGGCGGCACGCCCTGCCCAACGCGTTCCCTGCGGTCGCCGCGGCGCTCGTCGTCGAGATGTCCTACCTGATCTCCGGAGCCGTCGTCGTGGAGGTCCTGTTCGCCTACGACGGCATCGGCAAGGAGCTCGTGGACGCGATCTTCGCCCGCGACTACCCGCTCGTCCAAGCCACCGTCTTCGTGATCGGAGTGTTCGTCGTGACCGTCAACATCCTCGGCGACGCGCTACTCACGATGCTCGACCCGCGCACCGCGAGGGCCCGCACATGA
- a CDS encoding ABC transporter permease → MRRSRLDLRVWAPLVVLALIVLACFAGPTLLGPDGAQQALGERLAPPAWLPGAVDGKPLGTDAFGRDMLTRTLEGGRVSLQVGFGAATGAVVIGLLLGLVAGYWGGWWDRAIMTVADVWLAFPFLVIALAAVAVVGSDIPVLVALLTLGGWVLPTRVTRTIVQRVRGEDYVVAAAGAGASDLYLVRRHILPQVLPANLVVWSFTVGALVVIEGALSFLGLGVKPPTPSWGNIVSDGTPYLETAWWIVAWPALMIVVTVMCANALGTGLRRRWQAGAGVLDPSASLDTRVAP, encoded by the coding sequence ATGAGACGCAGCCGCCTCGACCTTCGCGTGTGGGCCCCGCTGGTGGTCCTCGCCCTCATCGTGCTCGCGTGCTTCGCGGGCCCGACGCTGCTCGGACCCGACGGTGCCCAGCAGGCGCTCGGTGAGCGGCTCGCGCCACCCGCCTGGCTCCCCGGGGCCGTCGACGGCAAGCCGCTCGGCACGGACGCCTTCGGCCGCGACATGCTCACCCGCACCCTGGAGGGCGGACGTGTGTCGCTCCAGGTCGGGTTCGGCGCCGCGACCGGGGCGGTCGTCATCGGCCTGCTGCTCGGGCTCGTGGCGGGCTACTGGGGCGGCTGGTGGGACCGGGCGATCATGACGGTCGCCGACGTCTGGCTCGCCTTCCCGTTCCTCGTGATCGCCCTGGCCGCCGTCGCCGTCGTGGGCTCGGACATCCCCGTCCTCGTCGCGCTGCTGACGCTCGGCGGCTGGGTGCTCCCCACCCGGGTGACTCGGACGATCGTCCAGCGGGTCCGCGGCGAGGACTACGTCGTCGCCGCGGCAGGTGCGGGCGCGAGCGACCTCTATCTCGTACGGCGCCACATCCTGCCGCAGGTGCTCCCCGCCAATCTCGTCGTCTGGTCCTTCACGGTTGGCGCGCTGGTCGTCATCGAAGGCGCGCTGTCGTTCTTGGGGCTCGGTGTGAAGCCGCCGACCCCGTCCTGGGGCAACATCGTCTCCGACGGCACCCCCTACCTCGAGACGGCGTGGTGGATCGTCGCCTGGCCTGCCCTGATGATCGTGGTTACGGTCATGTGCGCCAACGCGCTCGGCACGGGCCTGCGCAGGCGCTGGCAGGCCGGTGCCGGCGTCCTCGACCCGTCCGCTTCGCTCGACACGAGGGTGGCCCCATGA
- a CDS encoding ABC transporter ATP-binding protein, whose product MTAALEIEDLWVEAGPADDPLVLVRGVDLAVEPGTVVGLVGESGSGKTVTCMSALGLAGRGVRITRGSVRAQGTELVGADEATMRRVRGGVVGTVFQDPLSSLNPLQRIGDQIAEALVLHRGGRRRAHRERVVSLLAHVGVPAPEQRARAYPHELSGGLRQRVAIAMALANDPAVLVADEPTTALDVTVQAQVLDVIRAATRDEGRATLLVTHDLGVVAEAADRVAVMYAGQIVEEGPVASVFAAPQHPYTRGLLASRPVVAPGRRRLSAMPGRPPLPGAWPLGCAFEARCPSADDACGEEPPVHRGNDGWARCWRLPSDGAPDGSAETQESAV is encoded by the coding sequence ATGACGGCGGCGCTGGAGATCGAGGACCTGTGGGTCGAGGCCGGCCCCGCAGACGATCCGCTCGTCCTGGTCAGAGGCGTCGACCTGGCTGTCGAGCCGGGGACGGTCGTGGGCCTGGTCGGCGAGTCGGGCTCGGGCAAGACCGTCACATGCATGTCCGCGCTGGGGCTCGCCGGCCGTGGTGTCCGGATCACCCGCGGGTCCGTCCGTGCGCAGGGCACGGAGCTGGTTGGCGCAGACGAGGCCACGATGCGCCGCGTCCGAGGCGGCGTGGTCGGCACCGTCTTCCAGGACCCGCTGAGCTCGCTCAACCCGCTCCAGCGCATCGGCGACCAGATCGCGGAGGCGCTCGTGCTCCACCGCGGAGGCAGGCGTCGCGCGCACCGCGAGCGGGTGGTCTCGCTCCTCGCTCACGTCGGCGTCCCGGCTCCCGAGCAGCGCGCCAGGGCCTACCCCCACGAGCTGTCGGGCGGCCTGCGCCAACGCGTCGCGATCGCGATGGCGCTCGCCAACGACCCGGCGGTGCTCGTCGCCGACGAGCCGACGACCGCGCTCGACGTGACCGTCCAGGCGCAGGTGCTCGACGTGATCCGAGCAGCGACGCGCGACGAGGGCCGCGCCACGCTCCTGGTGACTCACGACCTGGGCGTCGTCGCGGAGGCCGCCGACCGTGTGGCGGTGATGTATGCCGGGCAGATCGTCGAGGAGGGCCCGGTCGCGTCGGTGTTCGCAGCGCCCCAGCACCCCTATACCCGCGGTCTACTCGCCAGTCGCCCCGTCGTCGCACCCGGCCGTCGCAGGCTCAGCGCCATGCCCGGGCGGCCGCCGCTCCCGGGTGCGTGGCCGCTCGGATGCGCGTTCGAGGCGCGGTGCCCGAGCGCCGACGACGCGTGCGGCGAGGAGCCCCCGGTCCACCGCGGCAACGACGGCTGGGCGCGCTGCTGGCGGCTCCCGAGCGACGGAGCCCCCGATGGCTCCGCTGAGACCCAGGAGAGCGCCGTATGA
- a CDS encoding ABC transporter ATP-binding protein has product MSPVLELSTLAKGYDVPGGGARLTAVDGVSLSIGAGETYALVGESGCGKSTLARMAAMLTARDSGEVFWSGQPVSGMSRRALRSVRDHTQVVFQDPAAALSPRLRVAEAIEEPLRIRGRTGSRSVAELLDSVGLDRSMGGRYPRELSGGQRQRVVIARALALDPRLLVLDEPVASLDVSVQAQVLNLLADLQASNGLAYLLIAHDLAVVSSVADRIGVMYLGQIVEEGPADELVTQPRHPYTQMLITSVPAFTPGERVSRPPILGDPPSPTARRTGCAFAARCVSATSVCHEEAPAPRDLEGVLVRCHHASGT; this is encoded by the coding sequence ATGAGTCCCGTCCTTGAGCTCTCCACCCTCGCCAAGGGGTACGACGTCCCGGGTGGCGGTGCTCGTCTGACCGCGGTCGACGGGGTGAGCCTCAGCATCGGCGCCGGGGAGACGTACGCCCTCGTGGGCGAGAGCGGGTGCGGCAAGTCGACGCTCGCCCGGATGGCCGCCATGCTCACCGCACGTGACTCCGGTGAGGTGTTCTGGTCGGGGCAGCCGGTTTCGGGGATGAGCCGCCGCGCCCTGCGGAGCGTCCGCGACCACACACAGGTCGTGTTCCAGGATCCCGCTGCGGCGCTGTCGCCGCGTCTGCGTGTGGCCGAGGCGATCGAGGAGCCGCTGCGGATCCGTGGCCGTACCGGCTCGCGCTCGGTCGCCGAGCTGCTCGACTCCGTCGGCCTCGACCGGTCGATGGGCGGCCGCTACCCCCGCGAGCTCAGCGGCGGCCAGCGCCAGCGGGTCGTGATCGCGCGGGCGCTCGCGCTCGACCCACGCCTTCTCGTGCTCGACGAGCCGGTCGCGTCGCTCGACGTCTCCGTCCAGGCCCAGGTCCTCAACCTCTTGGCCGATCTGCAGGCCTCGAACGGGCTCGCCTACCTGCTGATCGCGCACGACCTCGCCGTGGTGAGCAGCGTGGCGGACCGTATCGGGGTCATGTACCTCGGCCAGATCGTCGAGGAGGGCCCCGCTGACGAGCTCGTCACACAGCCTCGGCATCCGTACACCCAGATGCTGATCACCTCCGTGCCCGCCTTCACGCCGGGGGAGCGGGTCTCGCGGCCCCCGATCCTCGGCGACCCGCCGAGCCCGACTGCCCGTCGTACGGGGTGTGCCTTCGCTGCCCGCTGCGTGTCGGCGACGTCGGTGTGCCACGAGGAGGCTCCCGCGCCGCGTGACCTCGAGGGTGTCCTCGTACGGTGCCACCACGCGTCCGGCACCTGA
- a CDS encoding TIGR03936 family radical SAM-associated protein: MTSPDRTPANPEAPNPQLPTVQKLRIRYAKRGRLRFTSHRDFGRAFERAVRRAGVPIAHSSGFTPHPKISYAGASPTGAASEAEYLEIGVIRPLDPEKVAGVLDTALPPGLDILEVVAVKEGTGSFADRLEASQWRLELPGVAPDEAQRAVAAFLAADEVPVERMTKKGLRTFDSRSAVVRLECRMSPDVQAPCAILDLVVRHGTPSVRPDDVLAGLRAIAGLALSAAPVATRLVQGPLDAQAGTVGDPFAPDRDAS, from the coding sequence GTGACGAGTCCCGACCGCACCCCGGCCAACCCCGAGGCGCCCAACCCGCAGCTCCCGACCGTTCAGAAGCTGCGGATCCGGTACGCGAAGCGGGGGCGGCTGCGCTTCACCAGCCACCGGGACTTCGGCCGGGCCTTCGAGCGGGCCGTACGCCGTGCGGGGGTCCCGATCGCACACTCGTCCGGATTCACCCCGCACCCCAAGATCTCGTACGCCGGCGCGTCCCCGACAGGGGCCGCCAGCGAGGCCGAGTACCTCGAGATCGGCGTGATCCGCCCGCTCGACCCCGAAAAGGTCGCCGGGGTGCTCGACACCGCTCTTCCGCCCGGTCTCGACATCCTCGAGGTGGTCGCCGTCAAGGAGGGGACCGGGTCGTTCGCGGACCGGCTCGAGGCCAGCCAGTGGCGCCTCGAGCTGCCCGGTGTGGCGCCTGACGAGGCGCAGCGCGCCGTGGCCGCGTTCCTCGCGGCCGACGAGGTCCCGGTTGAGCGGATGACCAAGAAGGGGCTGCGCACCTTCGACAGCCGGAGCGCCGTCGTTCGCCTGGAGTGCCGGATGTCACCCGACGTTCAGGCGCCGTGTGCGATACTGGACCTGGTCGTACGTCACGGCACCCCGTCCGTACGACCCGACGATGTTCTCGCCGGGCTCCGCGCCATCGCGGGTCTTGCGCTGTCGGCAGCCCCTGTGGCCACCCGGCTGGTGCAAGGTCCTCTTGATGCGCAGGCCGGCACGGTCGGCGATCCGTTCGCGCCCGACCGCGACGCGTCGTAG